The Mytilus trossulus isolate FHL-02 chromosome 3, PNRI_Mtr1.1.1.hap1, whole genome shotgun sequence genome contains a region encoding:
- the LOC134710839 gene encoding uncharacterized protein LOC134710839 translates to MVESSTSLLTKLNFVDQNFNPDRDDDINHENEAVSSTTDGDTCSILIDGFCESKITETDVRDYFSNKDLSGGGTVKEIEFNTDEGWCVVVFTSSQAFNDVCIRRHKLKDHDMNVKAHGKKRQNVPEVKVISNLDEHKLAFITASNISKDVLQTHLSIFSAKIDWSSVKPDNRSLHIASNLTSDMKDFQKKARVWDKHIEKEVLQFFELLQIKEYKIDPNEWDLIKKSVHPVDVKDKERVMITTNENRFSIVVVGYRIPYKSLVNHINLLTNTVRVRERLENSEIRLLSAGKEMESIKNEHKSIKIVADLANGNIEYSGTAAIVASAKQRVSDTLKTKVTLIIPDIANERYQFFKRKSVQKELEKEFKDKGITCAVGFEKDNKIFIYALSKTEGEKAVNVVRASIAEVNVGKETPPGPLDKELQEVRKKKGDTVEVRRSDSKIIIYAIPLSTVEAIKDHINFFVRYPHGSVRCTAHFCTETGQSITTLLGDITDLDADVIVCSSDKHLKLGIGVGHDLVQKGGNQIQLECHTFLQSKQIKELNKDEIFCSSSGKLTNFRWIVHIPGEKWENVKESSEIDGKNNFIKLITSSLEKAEKKKSKSIAMPALCCGNNEYPVNKSTDWIVEALNEYLKRPGNKTNIRKIYLCDKNPSAVDNFVKKLKTYKYALVYNRDKQQI, encoded by the exons AAGCCGTGTCGTCAACGACGGATGGAGATACTTGCAGTATTCTAATCGACGGTTTCtgtgaaagtaaaataacagaaaCTGATGTAAGGGATTATTTTAGTAACAAGGATCTCTCTGGAGGAGGTACAGTGAAGGAAATTGAATTCAATACTGATGAAGGATGGTGTGTTGTAGTTTTTACAAGCTCTCAAG CTTTTAATGATGTTTGCATCAGACGACATAAGCTGAAGGACCACGACATGAATGTAAAAGCTCATggtaaaaaaagacaaaatgtcCCAGAGGTCAAGGTGATTTCTAACTTAGATGAACACAAATTAGCTTTCATTACAGCTTCAAATATAAGCAAAGATGTTCTACAAACTCACTTAAGCATATTTTCAGCTAAAATAGACTGGTCTTCTGTGAAACCAGACAATCGTTCTCTACACATAGCTTCAAACCTTACTTCAGATATGAAAGATTTTCAGAAGAAAGCTAGGGTATGGgataaacatattgaaaaaGAGGTATTACAGTTCTTTgaattattacaaattaaagaatacaaaatagATCCAAACGAATGGGATTTAATCAAGAAAAGCGTTCATCCAGTTGATGTAAAGGATAAGGAAAGAGTTATGATAACAACCAATGAAAACAGATTTAGCATAGTAGTAGTTGGCTACCGTATTCCTTATAAATCTTTGGTCAATCACATCAATCTCCTGACAAACACCGTGAGAGTCAGGGAAAGGTTAGAAAATAGCGAAATACGTTTGTTATCCGCGGGAAAAGAAATGGAAAGTATAAAAAACGAACACAAATCCATAAAAATTGTTGCAGATTTGGCAAACGGTAATATTGAATATTCAGGAACTGCAGCCATAGTAGCATCAGCAAAGCAGAGAGTTTCTGATACactaaaaacaaaagtaactcTCATTATCCCAGATATTGCAAACGAAAgatatcaatttttcaaaagaaaatcagTTCAGAAAGAATTAGAGAAAGAATTCAAAGATAAAGGTATAACATGCGCAGTTGGATTtgaaaaagataacaaaatttttatttacgCGTTATCTAAAACAGAAGGTGAAAAAGCAGTCAACGTTGTGAGGGCGTCAATAGCAGAAGTTAACGTTGGTAAAGAAACGCCACCTGGACCTCTCGACAAAGAGTTGCAAGAAGTCAGAAAAAAGAAAGGCGACACAGTAGAAGTTCGAAGATCTGAcagtaaaattataatttacgCAATACCACTGTCAACTGTAGAGGCTATCAAAGatcatatcaatttttttgttcGATATCCCCATGGAAGTGTCCGTTGTACAGCCCATTTCTGTACTGAGACAGGCCAATCTATAACAACATTGCTCGGTGATATTACAGATCTTGATGCAGATGTAATTGTTTGCAGCTCTGACAAACATTTGAAACTTGGTATTGGTGTAGGCCATGACCTTGTTCAAAAAG GTGGAAACCAAATACAGTTGGAATGTCACACCTTCCtccaatcaaaacaaataaaagaattgaATAAAGACGAGATATTTTGTAGTTCATCTGGGAAACTTACCAACTTTAGATGGATTGTTCACATACCTggtgaaaaatgggaaaatgtcaaagaatCTAGTGAGATTGATGGGAAGAATAATTTCATCAAGTTGATTACTTCATCTCttgaaaaagcagaaaaaaagaaaagtaagaGTATTGCCATGCCAGCATTATGTTGTGGAAATAATGAGTACCCTGTCAACAAATCTACTGATTGGATTGTGGAGGCTTTAAATGAGTATCTGAAGCGGCCtggaaataaaacaaacatccGAAAGATTTATCTGTGTGATAAGAACCCAAGTGCAGTTGACAactttgtgaaaaaattaaagacttATAAATATGCATTGGTGTACAATAGAGacaaacaacaaatttaa